A region of the Rissa tridactyla isolate bRisTri1 chromosome 18, bRisTri1.patW.cur.20221130, whole genome shotgun sequence genome:
gagagatctTCCCGCATGGTGACATGGGCACTTGATGCATGTGGGGGGTTCTGCCCCCTTCTCTGCCACCCCAGTcacctcacctgctcctcacTTTCCTTCTGCTTGGCAGCACCCGGATGCCGACAGCTTGTACGTGGAGAAGATCGATGTGGGCGAGCCTGAGCCCCGCACCGTGGTCAGTGGCCTGGTGCAGTTCGTCCccaaggagcagctgcaggacagGCTGGTGGTGCTGCTTTGCAACCTCAAGCCCCAGAAGATGAGGGGTGTGGAGTCGCAGGGCATGGTGCTGTGTGCCTCCAGGTGAGGGAGGGGGCATCGGGAGCCATACCCCTCCAGGGGTGCAGTCCAgacccccctctcctgccccagagcccggCGGTGCTGGGGGACAGGTGGGTGCTGCCTCGGGGTGACTCTGCTTCCTCCACACCCCTCTGCAGTGTGGGGGAGCCACGGCAGGTGGAGCCCCTGGACCCGCCGGCCGGGTGCTGTGCCGGGGAGCGCATCTACGTGGAGGGCTACGAGGGTGGGGAGCCCGACGACGAGCTCAAGCCGAAGAAGAAGGTCTTTGAGAAGCTGCAGGTGAGGGCCTGCGCTGGAGGCCTGGGCCACAGCTCAGAGTGGCTGGGGCTCCAGGCGTTGAGTGGGGCAGCGCTTAAGGACACTTAGATGCCACTGCCCCCCACTGTGGGTGACCCCAAATTAGCTATTTGCTGCTCAGTGCCCGTGTTCGCTACTGTCAGCAAAGCCGTGGAGGAGACAAACCCCTCCATCGGCTGAGCGAGGCGCCACTGGCAGCCCAGGTCTGAGCCTGCCTCCCCTGCTTTCCTCCCCAGGCCGACTTCCGCATCTCTGAGGACTGTGTCGCCCAGTGGAAGCAGAAAAACTTCCTGACCAAGCTGGGGAGAGTCTCCTGTAAAAGCCTGAAGGGAGGGAGCATCAGCTAACAAGTGCCGGAGCTGCTGCTCATGCCTCCTGCCTGGTCCCCTCCACCACGCCAGCCAGGCTCTCCTCCCCAGTGTCTGCCATCTCCCCCCTGGTGCCCCAAgctgggggctcagccctgcgcgacctgggggctctgggacTGAATTTGCAGCCTCCCATCTGGAGAGCTGCCTCTGACATCCCCCTTGTCCTGGGCCTGCTCAGCCAGCGGCCGTGCCTTGGCTGCAGGCCAGCTCTGGGGACTGGCACCACACCTAAGGGACCTGTGTGACTTGTGCCTGTGGCCTCAGCCTCTGCGCTGGGGCTGTCGGCTCGCTCCCAGTTGTGCCGCAGACTGGATGCCCTGCCCGCTGGTTCCGACTGGGACAGCATGTGCGGGTGCAGCAGAGAGGGCAGAAAGGGAAGGCTGCTTGCTCAAACCTGTGTTGCTGCTAACAGAGCTGCGGGCAGACGCCTGGCAGCCAGGCGGGCCctgtcccctgctctgcccggGCACCCCCTGCTTCGCGCtcagcccccccggggctggggctgctgctggtgctgctcttTGGCCAGGAGCCCGGGCAGCACTGGTGGGTCTGTCCCGAGCCcatggggggccatggggggcaCAGGCCTTGAACAGTGACTCGGGAACCATCTGTCTGTCATAAACTCAAATAAAACGTGAAGCTGAGTGCACCCGGGTGCGCCTGTCTGTGCGGGGGGAGGTGGCTGagctggcagccagccctgctcctgcgtGTTAGTGCCCACCCTGTGtgggcagcggtgccgggagccagtgggggggggtgtctgtgcctGCCCCAGAGCTCGACACCGCTGGGAAGGGCAGGTGCCACATGGCAAGGCCATGGCCATAAGCCAGGAAGCACAGGAGGCAACAAGCTTCGGTCATCATTTTTACCAGCCAGGTACAGAGCTCTGAGCAGCTACTCGGCGGCAGAGGGTTGGTtacttttggtttggtttggttggttttgtctgggttggtgttttgttttgttttttttttttttacaatcaaagaaatcaaaatgtgaCCCGAGtttacagaaacagaaatcaaGGCTCTACCCTAGGGTCTGAAGACCAGCTCGCGGCGCAGCCGGGCTTCCCCTCCACCCTGCGGCCAGCGATCGGTGCTGGCCAAGAGCCCCCTCGTGCCTTTCCATCAAGGGCTGAGGTCCTGGTCCCTCCCAACCagcccctccatcctgtcccgctgctgctgcctgcgttcCGCCAGGCGCTGCCGTGGCCAAAGCCTTCCCCTTCCCTCGTCCAAAGTGCTTCGATTCCTCGTGGGCCCGGCTGGCCGGGAGCAGAGCGGCTCCAGCATCTTCATCCTCTGCGTGGCTGCTCTGCTCCGCACCCACAAGCCAAGCTGCGGCCAGCTCGGAGGAGGTGCTGGCTCTGGGCACAGGCCTCGAgaccagttaaaaagaaaaaaaaaaaaaaaaaaagcaaaataaagctgtAGTACTTAGGAAAGTGAAACCAACACCATTTTTGCATAAATATCATCAAGGCCGTGGAGGCTAAGGCTGTTTGCTTCCTGTATTAAGTTAGTTGCCAGTTCCACACTCGTCGTTGACCTGCCCAGGTCCCTGAGATTTGGATTCCTGTCCGCGGGGCACCAGTCCTGCAGCGTCGTCCTTCAGGCCGTCTCTCCCTGTCCGTCTacaaggcaggagggaagagccCATCAGCTTcgcacagccctgccccacggctgggCTCTCCCAGCCATCCCGGTGCCACCCCAGGCCCGACACGGCCCGTGTGCCGCGTTGGGAGCCCACAGCTCAGGACCCTGTAGCTCAGGAGCCCGAGCATCCCATGGCGGGGCTGAACTGGGTCCCCATCCCACGTACCTTGTGCAGGGAGGCTCTGAGCCGGCGGCTCTGCGGCACTCCTGCTCTCCGTCCCCGAGGCCGCCGTCCCTGCCGGCTCGCTCTTAGTCCTGCTCTCGTCCGACAGCGCCTCCTTGGCCTTCCCATCCGGCATGGGGGAGCCCAGCGCCTCCGTCCCCGGCGCCTTTGGGCTCAGGGGGGAAGGAGCCAGTCCCGGGCCAAGCGAGGGCTTCTTGGCTACTGGAGGGGGAATCTTGCCGGGTTTTCGGTGGGTTTGCGCCTTGCCGGGGCCCTGCTGGGCGGCAGCCGGGGCTGCCGAGCGCTGCCCAGAGAAATTCATCAGCTCGGCCACCAAGTTCCTCTTCAGGTCGGCCTGCGCCTCGGGGGACGAGGCCGTCTCGATCACCAGCTTCTTGGAGCTCTTGGCGAAGATGAAGCTGGCGGTGGAGGCCGGCGACTTGTTCCTGGGGGAGAGCTGGCCGTCCCCGGGGGGTCCCTCGGGGCCCGGCAGAGCCGCTCTGCTGCCCGGCGGCTTCTCCGCAGCCTCGCTGGAGGACAAGGCGGCTGCCTTGAGGTGCACAGCGTGGTGGAGCTGGTTCGAAGGCACCGCGTCTTTGGCAGGAGGGGGCTGCCGCGTGGACAGGGACCGGCGGACGGGCTTCTGGGGCGCCGGCCGctcctcggccccggccccggcaggcGGCTCCACGCTCACGGAGCGCAGCCGCACCATCTGCAGCAGCGAGGGCGTGACGATGGGCAGGCTGGCGTCCTCCTTGGGCACGGGGCCGCTCTTGCTCCGCGACACCGGCTCCTTCTTGGCGTCCGGCCGGGGGCCGTTGGCTGCCTTCTTAAGGCTGGTTTGGGGCAGCAGAGCCGGAGCcgagggtggggggagaggcggcggtggcggcacAGTGGCCTCGGGAGGGGGCTTGGCAGGGGAAGGTGGCCGTGGTGCCCCAGCTGGTGGCCCTTGCTGCTGGCTGCGTGAGGAGACGGTGGCCGAGAACAAGGAAGATGCAGCCCCCGGCGTCGGTGCCGCTGTCTGCCTGGCCACCGGAGACGGTGAAGCATcgggcaggctggagaaataggcTTCATCTGGAGGGGGGAAGTCCGCCATGGACAGGTCGTGCTCCTCAGGAGCtggcgggggtggcgggggccaGGCGGCGTCGGTGGGGGACTCGCTGGCGGCCTGGGGGCTCCCCTCCACCTTCTTTGCCGGCGGGGGAGGCGGGTGGTAGGCAGGCGGCGGCGATGGCGGTGGAGACTTGCCGCTGGGCTTGGCCGAGGGCTCCTGGCCGGCAGTGCTGGGTGCCAGCGGGtctggagaggggaggagggggccggcgggggccgcgggcTGCTGGGGCTTGGTGGGTGGCGGGGAGAAGGGAGCGGGCACCTTGGGGTGCGGCGGGATGATGAACCGGTCCGAGCGGCACGGCAGCGTCTCGGGGGGGGCCGGGTCCGAAGCcgaggaggagatggaggtgagggaggaggaCACCGAGAGCGCAGGTGACTGCAGGGAGCAGACCCGGTCCGACTTCGGGGGCTGAGCCCTGCCCGGGGACACGGAGGCGGGTCCCAGCCCCTTGGCGGGCAGCGTGGGTGTCCCGCTCTGGCTGGAGTAGCCGCTGGAGGGGGACATGGTGCGGTCAGACCCATCCGGGCAGCTCCACTTGGGCTGAGCCTGGGGCTCCCTCAGCACCACCGTcaccccggggctgccccgcgaGGCCTCGGgggagctggtgccagccagGCTCTCGGAGCGGAGGCTGCTGGTCTCGCTCAGCGACGACGGGGAGAAGACCTCATCCTCGGCCGTGGGGCTGAAGGGCTCGGGGTGCGGGGACCAGGGCGTGCTGCTCTCCCGCTGGGACCGCCGGTCGGGcttggggggcagccccagcaccttgGGCTCCCCCTCGGCTTTCTGGTGCAGCGAGTAGGTCCTgcgagggggggccgggggcttcTTCATCTTCCTGAGGGAGACGCTGCGGGTGGAGGAGCGCTCGCTGGCCAGGCTGCCCGTGTCCGAGCCCTCTGCCTGGCTGCTTGTGCTGTAGGCAGGGGATGCCCGGCCGCTGCTGCCCCCAACAGCCACCAGCCCGGGGGCCGCAGGCGTGGGGCCGGCGGTGGGCTTGGAGCAGGAGCTGGCGAAGCTGACGGAGCTGTAGACGCTGACTTGGTCGGTGTCGGAGCGAGCCGCCATGTCCACCTCACTGCGCGGCCCTGCCTCGGGCTGCCCAGAGCCCCCCTGGGAGGAGATGGTGGAGCTGTTGGAGACGATGGTCTCCGTGGACTGCGAGTGGCTCCAGTTGTCGCTGGAGGACGAGGGCTCACGGCTGCGGGCGCTGCGCTCCGAGAAGCGGGTGAGGGAGCGCACCGAGGCTGGGCTGGACGACACCAAGCTGCAGCGGCTCAGCGTCCGCACGCTGCTCCGTGTCAGGGCCACCACGTCCACCATGGGAGGCAGGATGGCATTGGGGATGATCTTGGACATGTAGGTGCCCTGGGGCGAGATGGACATGACGGGGCCCAGCAGCTCCGGAGGGCTGGTGTTGGTGGTCATGCCCGGCACGGCCAGTGACTTTGGCCTCACCATGGGCGACAGCTTGGCCGCCGTCTTCCTCCCCACCAACATGTCGTCGTAGTAAACCCGGTCAATGTGCTTCTGCAGGGCCGCATCCGCCTCCTCCAAAGCTCCCAGGCAGACGCGGGCGCCCCCGGGGACAGCCAGCGGCTGCAGCTTCCCGTCGATGGTGGGGATGCGGACGGCATCGCCGGAGACCTGCCCGCCGTTCAGCAAGAGCTGCGGCGCCTGGCTGCCCCCGCGCCCCACCTGCCCTCGCCCATCGGCATCAGGGCGTCCCTTGGCTTCCCGGCTGTTCCTGAgacctgggagcagggagagacgAACATGGCGTGATCCCAAGGCAGACGCACCAAGCCAAGGCAAACCGAGCCTGGGCAACGAGACCAGACCCTAAAAATCCCCCCTTGCCCCCGAGGCTTACCCAGCTCCTTCTGGACATGCTGGGGGATGCCCAGCACCGTcgtcctcctctccttcctcttcttgccagcccTCTCCGAGGATTTGGGAAAGGAGTCGTGCGGTCGGAAGGTGGAACCTGCGAGAGGCATGAGCTGGCGTGAGGGGGGCCCTGGCCAGGGcgtccccagctcccccccactGCCGGAGATGCTCCAGGAcaagctgggctgggctcaggCGCTCGGCACAGCCCGGAGAagcaccagcagctgccaaagagctgctGCACAGTCTGAGCAGGGAGGAGACGGTgtccgtccgtctgtctgtctgtccccctCGCCCAGCCCCAGCGCTCTGACTCAGCCAGAGtccctctcttctctccaagGGCCCCCAACTCCCCGCGCTGGCTCCTGGCCACGCCAACACAGAGCCCAGCTTTCCTGCCACGCACCCCGGCCCCCCTCGCGCCCCCTCAGCTCGTGTCCCTTGTCCTCGCAGCCCCCCAGCCGAGTACCTTTCCGCTGGATCATCTCGGAGCGGATGGAGAGGGCGTCCTCGGAGGTGCTGTCAGTGGCACAGGAGGCTGCCCGGCTCCGGAGGGACACGCTGTCATCCTCCGAGGATGCGCAGGACTGCGTGGGCAGAGAGCGGGCTCAGGCGGACCCTGGGCTGCGGGAAAGGAgctgccccggcccccgccagGCCCCTTCTCCGCCGCAAACTGACTCCGCAGCCCAGCGCTGCCGAGACAAAAGCTTCTCCGAGGGCCAAAGGCTGAGTCAGCCACGCCGGCATCCAGAGTCCTCCCACcagagcggggccgggagcagccccagggaccccGCGTGGCCTCGCAGCCCCCCGGAGAGCAGGCGAGCCGGGGTCGGGTCCACCAGAGGAGCACCCGAGGCAACCACCGGCCTCGCCACCATGCCAAGCCGAAAATGGCCCCATGGCTGCgcccagccctgctgtgccccAGAGGCCGGGGCTGGAGGGCTGCCATGGCTGGGAgaggggtgcagggctggggcggtggggggacagggacaagcaGGCAGTGATgtggctgtgctggggacccACAGATGGCACATTTCCCCCTGGGCACGGCCAGCAGCACAGCTCTCAGTGCCTCCCCCACTCCTCCAAAGCATCACGGCACAGGCGGAGGTCGGGATGAGACACATCCGCGTGAACCACCACCCAACCCCTCCACCACACCGCCCTGAGCCACCCCAGCTCCCCCCGCGGCTCTGCCCCCCCCGGTGGCTCCCGGCCCCCCGCTTCCAAGGGGTTAAGGGAGCCGAGAGCCAGCGGGAGGCAGTGGCTTGAGCAAACATCGATGACAGCGGGGTCAGAGCCCAGGGAAGCGGCAAAGCCCAGCTTGGCCAAGAGGGTGGGAGTTTCTCCTCGTCAGCAGCCAGAGAGGGGCCCGGCCACGGGGCTGGATATAGACGACGGTCCCCGTCGCACCACCCCGTCACCCCACCTCGCTCAGGGCTGCTAGGGGACACCAGTGGGGCAGGAcgggggggacagagggatgggGGCATGGTGGGTGTCCCTGGGCAGAGCAGGACATGGCAAGGCTGAGGACGGGGACAGGGGCAAAGGGGATAACGCTGAAGGACGAAcattcccttcccaccccacaaaCCCCCCGGCCACggtcccacagccccagcctcagctggTTCcccacctgctcccagcccccagAGCACCCGGGGGACAGAGGAGCCACCCGCTGTCCCCTCAGCCCCAGGGCGCCCCGAGAGCGCTGCAGGGCAGCGCCGG
Encoded here:
- the KIAA1522 gene encoding uncharacterized protein KIAA1522 homolog isoform X1, with the protein product MLSPPGHAAELMSSHSPRNERRLALAGSPRLTATALGKELIFTDTFSPNKVVFSSDDTSQPRTQRPVSWRGGSVWKGAAKGEAEKRLSVQYTAGEECPDNVFFPSTRPPHLEELHNQAQQGLKSLQHQEKQKQTKSAWDHGDTSSLQSCASSEDDSVSLRSRAASCATDSTSEDALSIRSEMIQRKGSTFRPHDSFPKSSERAGKKRKERRTTVLGIPQHVQKELGLRNSREAKGRPDADGRGQVGRGGSQAPQLLLNGGQVSGDAVRIPTIDGKLQPLAVPGGARVCLGALEEADAALQKHIDRVYYDDMLVGRKTAAKLSPMVRPKSLAVPGMTTNTSPPELLGPVMSISPQGTYMSKIIPNAILPPMVDVVALTRSSVRTLSRCSLVSSSPASVRSLTRFSERSARSREPSSSSDNWSHSQSTETIVSNSSTISSQGGSGQPEAGPRSEVDMAARSDTDQVSVYSSVSFASSCSKPTAGPTPAAPGLVAVGGSSGRASPAYSTSSQAEGSDTGSLASERSSTRSVSLRKMKKPPAPPRRTYSLHQKAEGEPKVLGLPPKPDRRSQRESSTPWSPHPEPFSPTAEDEVFSPSSLSETSSLRSESLAGTSSPEASRGSPGVTVVLREPQAQPKWSCPDGSDRTMSPSSGYSSQSGTPTLPAKGLGPASVSPGRAQPPKSDRVCSLQSPALSVSSSLTSISSSASDPAPPETLPCRSDRFIIPPHPKVPAPFSPPPTKPQQPAAPAGPLLPSPDPLAPSTAGQEPSAKPSGKSPPPSPPPAYHPPPPPAKKVEGSPQAASESPTDAAWPPPPPPAPEEHDLSMADFPPPDEAYFSSLPDASPSPVARQTAAPTPGAASSLFSATVSSRSQQQGPPAGAPRPPSPAKPPPEATVPPPPPLPPPSAPALLPQTSLKKAANGPRPDAKKEPVSRSKSGPVPKEDASLPIVTPSLLQMVRLRSVSVEPPAGAGAEERPAPQKPVRRSLSTRQPPPAKDAVPSNQLHHAVHLKAAALSSSEAAEKPPGSRAALPGPEGPPGDGQLSPRNKSPASTASFIFAKSSKKLVIETASSPEAQADLKRNLVAELMNFSGQRSAAPAAAQQGPGKAQTHRKPGKIPPPVAKKPSLGPGLAPSPLSPKAPGTEALGSPMPDGKAKEALSDESRTKSEPAGTAASGTESRSAAEPPAQSLPAQDGQGETA
- the KIAA1522 gene encoding uncharacterized protein KIAA1522 homolog isoform X2, producing the protein MVVFMGRNLSSLLAFFKKKGAAKGEAEKRLSVQYTAGEECPDNVFFPSTRPPHLEELHNQAQQGLKSLQHQEKQKQTKSAWDHGDTSSLQSCASSEDDSVSLRSRAASCATDSTSEDALSIRSEMIQRKGSTFRPHDSFPKSSERAGKKRKERRTTVLGIPQHVQKELGLRNSREAKGRPDADGRGQVGRGGSQAPQLLLNGGQVSGDAVRIPTIDGKLQPLAVPGGARVCLGALEEADAALQKHIDRVYYDDMLVGRKTAAKLSPMVRPKSLAVPGMTTNTSPPELLGPVMSISPQGTYMSKIIPNAILPPMVDVVALTRSSVRTLSRCSLVSSSPASVRSLTRFSERSARSREPSSSSDNWSHSQSTETIVSNSSTISSQGGSGQPEAGPRSEVDMAARSDTDQVSVYSSVSFASSCSKPTAGPTPAAPGLVAVGGSSGRASPAYSTSSQAEGSDTGSLASERSSTRSVSLRKMKKPPAPPRRTYSLHQKAEGEPKVLGLPPKPDRRSQRESSTPWSPHPEPFSPTAEDEVFSPSSLSETSSLRSESLAGTSSPEASRGSPGVTVVLREPQAQPKWSCPDGSDRTMSPSSGYSSQSGTPTLPAKGLGPASVSPGRAQPPKSDRVCSLQSPALSVSSSLTSISSSASDPAPPETLPCRSDRFIIPPHPKVPAPFSPPPTKPQQPAAPAGPLLPSPDPLAPSTAGQEPSAKPSGKSPPPSPPPAYHPPPPPAKKVEGSPQAASESPTDAAWPPPPPPAPEEHDLSMADFPPPDEAYFSSLPDASPSPVARQTAAPTPGAASSLFSATVSSRSQQQGPPAGAPRPPSPAKPPPEATVPPPPPLPPPSAPALLPQTSLKKAANGPRPDAKKEPVSRSKSGPVPKEDASLPIVTPSLLQMVRLRSVSVEPPAGAGAEERPAPQKPVRRSLSTRQPPPAKDAVPSNQLHHAVHLKAAALSSSEAAEKPPGSRAALPGPEGPPGDGQLSPRNKSPASTASFIFAKSSKKLVIETASSPEAQADLKRNLVAELMNFSGQRSAAPAAAQQGPGKAQTHRKPGKIPPPVAKKPSLGPGLAPSPLSPKAPGTEALGSPMPDGKAKEALSDESRTKSEPAGTAASGTESRSAAEPPAQSLPAQDGQGETA